A single Amphiura filiformis chromosome 19, Afil_fr2py, whole genome shotgun sequence DNA region contains:
- the LOC140141450 gene encoding uncharacterized protein: MKMKHPLSPIVVVLGLWIYVAVVQAVEFAEHPSSASGIEGATITLHCGVNTEFRPGVHRIYWAFYATPGAHTFLSVDRSIYSSISASKRTRYSIGGGIGPTQIDFDLIISNAQQEDNGMYECILYDPFTGQRVSTPESAKVVVIPPKAPNRGPICSILPLTPRPGVLATFTCYTHGGLPRPKLTWRKENAIMTSVLNSTEDAGLEIIQLKRYITNWDNNVTYTCTAEHPAMSENRNCTIKPFEVPVRVKVTPLQFVNVGQKAEFHCSATAIPAINRYKWLIGRGDKIDRITKSEGRYYLSSSGNFLRINDVTEQDDDLPVRCVARNALDLKGIGEGVLKVITPRPTANVGLNPTADTITTLGPKPGTEGRNGVNFIPGNGKPDIGRGGGPAVREDGVIFERLPERPFRPKPSTSFGIFTDNPNGRPTMKQRAYDKPQVTNQMHNNDLERALAPSGLNMTFLIGGATGSLLIVLIVFLALALVARRSNTSKSAAVKSARKASLRYSTGTLSKSDIFVLPVPSSEDEEKDATKPVSTDGIKTVRLISLEKAATLDKGKSHSSSQDLMSQLKGTLRSRSAYMSFYENEALTKTCGRLSSNSSDLSEGEIPRCDSAFCDDYKPGLSGSENALDDCADARFFKNKKTDVSKSAGNLVYVELDFSRAKDTSKVHYGDDKTHYAEIRLSRNLAL, from the coding sequence ATGAAGATGAAACATCCATTGTCGCCAATTGTTGTCGTGCTTGGACTCTGGATTTACGTAGCTGTGGTTCAAGCAGTTGAATTTGCTGAGCATCCTTCTTCTGCTTCTGGTATTGAAGGAGCTACGATTACACTTCATTGTGGAGTCAATACCGAATTTCGACCAGGAGTACACCGGATTTATTGGGCATTCTACGCCACACCAGGTGCTCACACATTCCTCAGCGTAGATCGGAGTATATATTCGTCTATATCCGCAAGTAAACGGACTAGGTATTCAATTGGAGGTGGAATTGGTCCAACACAAATAGATTTCGATTTGATAATTTCTAACGCCCAACAGGAAGATAATGGTATGTACGAATGTATTTTATACGACCCGTTTACAGGACAACGTGTGAGCACTCCAGAATCGGCTAAAGTCGTTGTTATACCTCCGAAAGCACCAAATAGAGGTCCAATATGCTCCATATTACCTCTGACTCCAAGACCAGGAGTGTTAGCAACATTTACATGCTACACACACGGAGGATTACCTCGTCCAAAGCTTACATGGAGAAAAGAAAATGCCATCATGACATCTGTTCTCAATTCAACGGAAGACGCAGGACTTGAAATTATACAACTGAAGCGGTATATCACTAATTGGGATAACAATGTTACCTATACATGTACTGCAGAACACCCTGCAATGTCTGAGAACAGAAACTGCACAATTAAGCCTTTTGAGGTGCCTGTCAGAGTGAAAGTTACGCCATTGCAATTTGTAAACGTGGGACAAAAGGCGGAGTTCCATTGCAGCGCTACCGCTATACCAGCAATTAATCGTTATAAATGGCTTATAGGGCGTGGAGACAAAATTGATCGAATTACTAAATCAGAAGGAAGGTATTACTTATCAAGTTCTGGGAATTTTCTTAGAATTAACGATGTCACTGAACAAGATGACGACTTACCGGTTCGATGTGTAGCAAGAAATGCGCTAGATTTAAAAGGAATAGGTGAAGGTGTGCTGAAAGTTATTACGCCAAGACCAACCGCAAATGTTGGTTTGAATCCAACTGCTGACACGATAACGACGCTGGGTCCTAAACCAGGTACTGAAGGTCGAAATGGTGTTAATTTTATTCCAGGTAATGGAAAACCAGACATCGGAAGAGGTGGAGGTCCAGCAGTTAGGGAAGATGGCGTGATATTTGAACGCTTACCAGAACGACCTTTTCGTCCAAAACCTTCAACTTCGTTTGGAATTTTTACCGATAACCCTAATGGACGACCTACTATGAAACAAAGAGCATATGATAAACCTCAGGTGACCAACCAAATGCACAATAACGATCTTGAGAGAGCGCTTGCCCCATCTGGACTCAACATGACATTTCTTATTGGAGGAGCCACGGGGTCACTTCTAATAGTACTTATAGTATTTCTTGCTTTAGCCTTGGTTGCACGGAGATCAAATACTTCAAAGTCAGCGGCTGTAAAGTCTGCACGTAAAGCTAGCTTGAGATATTCTACAGGAACTCTGTCAAAGTCAGACATTTTTGTGCTCCCTGTGCCTTCTTCAGAGGATGAAGAAAAAGACGCTACGAAACCTGTCAGCACGGATGGAATCAAAACTGTTAGACTTATCTCATTGGAGAAAGCAGCCACATTGGACAAAGGCAAATCACATTCGTCTTCTCAGGATTTAATGTCACAACTTAAAGGCACCTTACGAAGTAGAAGTGCTTACATGAGCTTCTATGAAAATGAAGCCCTAACTAAgacatgtggaagattaagcagTAACTCAAGTGACTTATCTGAAGGCGAAATACCACGTTGTGATTCTGCGTTTTGTGATGATTATAAGCCGGGATTAAGTGGTAGCGAAAATGCATTAGATGATTGCGCAGACGCTAGATTTTTCAAGAATAAGAAAACCGATGTGTCTAAATCTGCTG